The Sorex araneus isolate mSorAra2 chromosome 5, mSorAra2.pri, whole genome shotgun sequence genome has a segment encoding these proteins:
- the PCIF1 gene encoding mRNA (2'-O-methyladenosine-N(6)-)-methyltransferase, with product MANENHGSPREEASLLTHSPGTSHPSQPCSPKPVRLVQDLPEELVHAGWEKCWSRRENRPYYFNRFTNQSLWEMPVLGQHDVISDPLGLNATPLPQESSLVETPPAENKARKRQLSEEQPSGNGVKKPKIEMPLTPTALSVPSSPSVPGTPTLKIWGASPEDKQQAALLRPTEVYWDLDIQTNAVIKHRGPSEALPPHPEVELLRSHLILKLRQHYRELCQQREGIEPPRESFNRWMLERKVVDKGSDPLLPSDCEPVVSPSMFREIMNDIPIRLSRIKFREEAKRLLFKYAEAARRLIESRSASPDSRKVVKWNVEDTFSWLRKDHSASKEDYMDRLEHLRRQCGPHVSAAAKDSVEGICSKIYHISLEYVKRIREKHLAILKENNISEEVEAPEVDPRLVYCYPVRLAVPAPPMPSVEMHMENNVVCIRYKGEMVKVSRNYFSKLWLLYRYSCIDDSAFERFLPRVWCLLRRYQMMFGVGLYEGTGLQGSLPVHIFETLHRLFGVSFECFASPLNCYFRQYCSAFPDTDGYFGSRGPCLDFSPLSGSFEANPPFCEELMDAMVSHFERLLESSPEPLSFIVFIPEWRDPPTLALTRMEQSRFKRHQLVLPAFEHEYRSGSQHICKKEEMLYKAVHSTVLLFLQNEPGFAKWGPTPERLQELTSAYRQSGRSHGSSSSSSSSSSSSEAKDRDSGREQGPSRDAHPT from the exons ATGGCCAATGAGAATCACGGCAGCCCCCGGGAGGAAGCGTCCCTGCTGACTCATTCCCCAGGCACCTCCCATCCGAGCCAGCCCTGTTCTCCAAAGCCCGTCCGCCTGGTGCAGGACCTCCCAG AGGAGCTGGTGCACGCGGGCTGGGAGAAGTGCTGGAGCAGGCGGGAGAACCGTCCCTACTACTTCAACCGGTTCACCAACCAGTCCCTGTGGGAGATGCCCGTGCTGGGCCAGCACGACGTGATC TCGGACCCTTTGGGGCTGAATGCGACCCCATTACCCCAAGAGTCGAGCTTGGTGGAAACCCCCCCAGCCGAGAACAAGGCCCGCAAGCGGCAGCTCTCAGAAGAGCAGCCAAGCGGAAATGGTGTGAAGAAGCCCAAG ATCGAAATGCCCCTGACACCCACAGCCCTGTCAGTGCCCAGCTCCCCCAGCGTCCCAGGGACCCCGACACTGAAGATCTGGGGGGCGTCTCCTGAAGACAAGCAGCAGGCAGCGCTCCTCCGGCCCACCGA agtGTACTGGGACCTGGACATCCAGACCAACGCCGTCATCAagcaccggggcccctcggaggcgcTGCCCCCACACCCTGAGGTGGAGCTGCTCCGCTCCCACCTCATCCTGAAGCTCCGGCAGCACTACCGGGAGCTGTGCCAGCAGCGAGAGG GCATCGAGCCCCCTCGGGAATCCTTCAACCGCTGGATGCTGGAGCGCAAGGTCGTGGACAAGGGCTCCGACCCCCTGCTGCCCAGCGACTGCGAGCCAGTCGTGTCGCCGTCCATGTTCCGCGAAATCATGAATGACATTCCCATCAG GTTGTCCCGAATCAAGTTCCGGGAGGAAGCCAAGCGGCTGCTCTTCAAGTACGCGGAGGCGGCCAGGAGGCTCATCGAGTCCAG GAGTGCGTCCCCCGACAGCAGGAAGGTGGTCAAGTGGAACGTGGAGGACACCTTCAGCTGGCTCCGAAAGGACCACTCGGCCTCCAAGGAGGACTACATG GACCGCCTGGAGCACCTGCGGAGGCAGTGCGGCCCGCATGTGTCGGCCGCAGCCAAGGACTCCGTGGAGGGCATCTGCAGCAAGATCTACCACATCTCCCTGGAGTACGTCAAGCGGATCCGAGAGAAGCACTTGGCCATCCTCAAGGAAAACAACATCTCAG AGGAGGTGGAGGCCCCCGAGGTGGACCCCCGCCTGGTGTACTGCTACCCGGTCCGGCTGGCTGTGCCCGCACCCCCTATGCCCAGTGTGGAGATGCACATGGAGAATAACGTGGTCTGCATCCGGTACAAGGGCGAGATGGTCAAGGTCAGCCGCAACTACTTCAGCAAGCTG TGGCTCCTTTACCGCTACAGCTGCATTGACGACTCTGCCTTCGAGAGGTTCCTGCCCCGGGTCTGGTGTCTTCTCCGACGGTACCAG ATGATGTTCGGCGTGGGCCTCTACGAGGGGACGGGCCTGCAGGGCTCGCTGCCCGTGCACATCTTTGAGACCCTCCACCGGCTCTTCGGGGTCAGCTTTGAGTGCTTCGCCTCGCCCCTCAACTGCTACTTCCGCCAGTACTGCTCTGCCTTCCCCGACACCGACGGCTACTTCGGCTCCCGAGG GCCCTGCCTGGACTTCTCCCCGCTGAGCGGCTCCTTCGAGGCCAACCCCCCCTTCTGCGAGGAGCTCATGGACGCCATGGTGTCCCACTTTGAG AGGCTGCTGGAGAGCTCGCCAGAGCCCCTGTCCTTCATCGTGTTCATCCCCGAGTGGCGGGATCCCCCCACCCTGGCGCTCACCCGCATGGAGCAGAGCCGCTTCAAACGCCACCAGCTGGTCCTGCCCGCCTTCGAGCACGAGTACCGCAGCGGCTCCCAGCACATCTGCAAGAA GGAGGAGATGCTCTACAAGGCGGTGCACAGCACCGTGCTGCTCTTCCTGCAGAACGAGCCGGGCTTCGCCAAGTGGGGGCCCACACCCGAGCGGCTGCAGGAGCTGACCTCCGCCTACCGGCAGTCGGGCCGCAGCcacggctcctcctcctcctcctcttcctcctcctcctcttcggagGCCAAGGACCGGGACTCGGGCCGAGAGCAGGGCCCCAGCCGGGACGCCCACCCCACCTAA